In Paramisgurnus dabryanus chromosome 14, PD_genome_1.1, whole genome shotgun sequence, one genomic interval encodes:
- the pnp4a gene encoding purine nucleoside phosphorylase 4a — protein sequence MHNKDQIGDEDYQTTADWLLSHTQHRPKVAIICGSGLGLLADALKNQDSFNYVDIPGFPQSTVKGHAGRLVFGNLKGKTCVCMQGRFHMYEGHSLSKVTFPIRVFKLLGVETLIVTNAAGSIADSYSCGDIMIIRDHINFPGLAGLNPLNGPNDDRFGPRFPSMSGVYDKDLRKLAFDICKTMGVSQYIQEGVYCMVGGPNFESIAEARLLHKLGVDAVGMSTAPEVLVASHCGIRVFGLSLITNKVVKSYEDNEAVNHEAVLEVGKMRSETLQALVTELISHMDINNNNNNIV from the exons ATGCATAACAAAGACCAGATCGG CGATGAGGACTACCAGACAACAGCAGACTGGCTGCTCTCCCATACACAACACAGACCAAAAGTGGCCATCATCTGTGGCTCTGGGCTCGGCTTGCTGGCTGATGCCCTTAAAAATCAAGACTCCTTCAATTATGTAGACATCCCCGGCTTTCCTCAGAGCACAG TAAAGGGCCACGCTGGACGGCTAGTGTTTGGGAATCTTAAAGGGAAGACCTGCGTGTGCATGCAGGGACGATTTCATATGTATGAGGGACACTCGCTAAGCAAG GTCACCTTTCCAATAAGAGTGTTTAAACTTCTGGGTGTTGAGACCTTGATTGTCACTAATGCCGCCGGATCAATAGCGGACAGTTACAGTTGTGGTGATATTATGATCATCCGTGACCACATAAACTTCCCTGGACTAGCTGGACTGAACCCACTCAATGGACCGAATGATGATAG atttggTCCACGATTTCCGTCCATGTCTGGGGTCTATGACAAAGACTTACGGAAGTTGGCATTTGACATCTGTAAGACCATGGGTGTCTCTCAATATATCCAAGAGGGTGTGTACTGCATGGTGGGAGGGCCAAACTTTGAGAGTATTGCTGAAGCTCGTCTTTTACACAAACTGGGAGTGGATGCAGTCG GAATGAGTACTGCCCCAGAAGTTTTGGTTGCCAGCCACTGTGGCATACGAGTCTTTGGTCTTTCTCTCATCACTAACAAAGTGGTGAAAAGCTATGAGGACAATGAGGCTGTCAATCATGAAGCTGTGCTGGAAGTGGGCAAAATGCGCTCAGAAACGCTGCAGGCACTTGTCACCGAACTCATAAGCCACATGGacatcaacaacaacaacaacaacattgtATGA